A genomic segment from Elusimicrobium sp. encodes:
- a CDS encoding choloylglycine hydrolase family protein, with translation MKKITALLAAATLTATAVTTAPACTGISLTAKDGTRIQARTIEWSGYDLKAKLAVWPRNIKKTSYTPDGKNGLTWTTRYGVVGATTVMDEFITEGINEKGLSAGIFFFSHYGSLAPYNPNKAKKSVSDAELVPWILTNFATVDEVLKHLKKIDIIPIAKPDKKGNYNTGHWRIADASGRSVVLEITNRGERKVYENEIGVLTNSPDFAWHLGNLNNYINLMPGTVPEKTFGGANLFSLGSGSALLGIPGDFTPPSRFIRAFFWLHGSRKPLDQYGAVTQAFHILNAFDIPIGAEFAPNQQIPDIPSATQVTCVSDTTHPTFYYRTMYNSQIRKVDLTKINFDTVKYTVTSLDENPKEEFKERAF, from the coding sequence ATGAAAAAAATAACAGCCTTATTGGCCGCCGCAACCTTAACCGCCACGGCAGTTACCACAGCACCGGCTTGTACGGGCATCTCGCTTACCGCCAAAGACGGCACCCGTATCCAAGCGCGCACCATTGAGTGGAGCGGATACGACTTAAAAGCCAAACTGGCGGTTTGGCCGCGCAATATAAAAAAAACTTCCTACACACCGGATGGGAAAAACGGACTTACCTGGACGACCCGCTATGGGGTAGTAGGGGCCACCACCGTCATGGACGAGTTTATCACGGAAGGCATCAACGAAAAAGGCCTCTCGGCAGGTATTTTCTTCTTTTCGCATTACGGGAGTTTAGCGCCATACAACCCGAACAAAGCAAAAAAATCGGTCAGTGATGCGGAACTTGTACCGTGGATATTAACTAACTTTGCCACGGTAGATGAAGTGTTAAAACATCTTAAGAAAATAGACATTATTCCTATCGCCAAGCCCGATAAAAAGGGGAATTATAACACGGGCCATTGGCGTATTGCCGATGCCAGCGGCAGGAGTGTAGTTTTGGAAATTACCAACCGAGGAGAACGCAAGGTGTACGAAAACGAAATCGGCGTGCTGACCAACTCGCCCGATTTTGCTTGGCATTTGGGCAACTTAAACAACTACATTAACCTTATGCCCGGAACCGTGCCCGAAAAAACCTTTGGCGGGGCTAATTTGTTTTCGTTGGGTTCCGGCTCGGCTTTATTAGGTATTCCGGGCGATTTCACACCGCCCTCTCGGTTTATCCGTGCTTTCTTTTGGTTGCATGGTTCGCGTAAACCGTTAGACCAATACGGAGCCGTCACGCAGGCATTTCATATCTTAAATGCGTTTGATATCCCGATTGGCGCGGAATTTGCACCGAACCAACAAATTCCGGATATCCCGAGTGCTACCCAGGTTACCTGCGTCAGCGATACCACACACCCGACCTTCTACTACCGCACGATGTACAACTCGCAAATTCGCAAAGTAGATTTAACCAAAATCAACTTTGATACGGTTAAATACACGGTCACTTCGCTGGACGAAAACCCGAAAGAAGAGTTCAAAGAACGGGCTTTTTAA